In the Theobroma cacao cultivar B97-61/B2 chromosome 1, Criollo_cocoa_genome_V2, whole genome shotgun sequence genome, one interval contains:
- the LOC18611682 gene encoding uncharacterized protein LOC18611682 isoform X1, translating into MEDRKEKNAPWLSVPQFGDWEQKGQLPDYSLDFSKIREMRKQNKREVSRASLGNEEEFINPTATSVSTAPSDDHHHYPQNHHSPTTRRSILSYFNCCVKA; encoded by the exons ATGGAAGATCGTAAGGAG AAAAATGCTCCATGGCTATCAGTGCCACAATTTGGGGACTGGGAGCAGAAGGGACAGCTGCCTGATTACTCTCTCGACTTCTCGAAAATCAGGGAAATGAGGAAGCAGAACAAGAGGGAAGTTTCAAGAGCCAGTCTTGGAAATGAAGAAGAGTTCATTAATCCGACTGCAACCAGTGTTAGCACTGCCCCTAGCGATGATCATCACCATTATCCCCAGAACCATCACTCTCCAACT ACAAGGAGGAGTATCCTCAGCTACTTCAACTGTTGCGTCAAGGCCTGA
- the LOC18611682 gene encoding uncharacterized protein LOC18611682 isoform X2, translated as MEDRKEKNAPWLSVPQFGDWEQKGQLPDYSLDFSKIREMRKQNKREVSRASLGNEEEFINPTATSVSTAPSDDHHHYPQNHHSPTVTRKCKWCTCN; from the exons ATGGAAGATCGTAAGGAG AAAAATGCTCCATGGCTATCAGTGCCACAATTTGGGGACTGGGAGCAGAAGGGACAGCTGCCTGATTACTCTCTCGACTTCTCGAAAATCAGGGAAATGAGGAAGCAGAACAAGAGGGAAGTTTCAAGAGCCAGTCTTGGAAATGAAGAAGAGTTCATTAATCCGACTGCAACCAGTGTTAGCACTGCCCCTAGCGATGATCATCACCATTATCCCCAGAACCATCACTCTCCAACT GTCACACGTAAGTGCAAGTGGTGCACATGCAACTGA